The Paenibacillus macerans genome includes a window with the following:
- a CDS encoding glycoside hydrolase family 30 protein produces MTFIACVVVLLFLQLSRTGFSAGELTVESWLTTPDRNNLLTPQPVSVFSGTGKYGDAVIEVDAGRRYQTIEGFGAAVTGSSAYLIGGKLSASQREALLDDLFTDRGIRLSYVRHTIGASDFSVDESGKPSSYTYDDVPQGETDFELNNFSVQRDARVIDLMREIVNKNQQLKVLGTPWTAPPWMKYGETVYNGWYLDYTDERVYRAYADYFVKYIQAYEAAGVPIDAITVQNEPEFTTPDYPSMSMGAEEQAKFIGGYLGPAIEQSGLGTKIIAYDHNWDLGESYARTVLGDGEASRYTEGTAYHCYGGEPNVMTRIHDAFPDKAVYFTECSGGSWSEDFGSNLSWLMSKLLIGATRNWAETVLLWNLALDPEGGPVNGGCADCRGVVTIDPESGAVTRNAEYYALGHASKFVGPGAVRIESSPAEADIENVAFRNADGTIVLIAANTGETPHTVKVVWKSRSFVYSLPSHSAVTFRWPG; encoded by the coding sequence TTGACTTTTATCGCGTGTGTTGTTGTCCTGCTGTTCCTGCAGTTGTCCCGCACCGGCTTTTCGGCCGGCGAACTGACTGTGGAATCCTGGCTGACGACGCCCGATCGAAATAATCTGTTGACGCCCCAGCCGGTATCGGTCTTCAGCGGGACAGGCAAATACGGCGACGCGGTCATCGAAGTGGATGCCGGCCGGCGATATCAGACGATCGAAGGGTTCGGCGCGGCCGTTACCGGTTCAAGCGCTTATTTGATCGGCGGGAAGCTGTCCGCTTCGCAGCGCGAGGCGCTGCTGGACGATTTGTTTACGGACCGCGGAATTCGCCTCAGCTACGTTCGCCATACGATCGGAGCGTCCGATTTTTCGGTGGATGAATCCGGCAAGCCGAGCAGCTATACCTATGACGATGTTCCTCAGGGGGAAACGGACTTTGAATTAAACAACTTCTCTGTTCAGCGGGACGCCCGGGTCATCGACCTGATGCGGGAAATCGTCAATAAAAATCAACAGCTTAAGGTCCTCGGCACTCCCTGGACCGCTCCGCCCTGGATGAAATACGGGGAAACCGTATATAACGGCTGGTACTTGGATTATACCGACGAGCGGGTCTACCGCGCATATGCCGATTATTTTGTCAAATATATTCAGGCATACGAAGCGGCGGGCGTTCCGATCGATGCGATTACGGTGCAAAATGAACCCGAATTCACCACCCCGGATTATCCGAGCATGAGCATGGGGGCGGAGGAGCAGGCGAAATTTATCGGCGGCTACCTCGGCCCGGCCATCGAGCAGAGCGGGCTGGGCACCAAAATTATCGCCTACGATCACAACTGGGATCTCGGCGAATCGTATGCGCGAACCGTGCTGGGCGACGGGGAGGCGAGCAGGTATACTGAGGGGACGGCTTATCACTGCTACGGCGGCGAGCCGAATGTGATGACCAGGATTCATGACGCGTTCCCGGACAAGGCGGTCTATTTTACGGAATGCAGCGGCGGGAGCTGGAGCGAGGATTTCGGGAGCAACCTGAGCTGGCTGATGTCCAAGCTGCTCATCGGCGCCACCCGCAACTGGGCGGAGACGGTGCTGCTCTGGAATTTGGCCCTTGATCCGGAGGGCGGTCCGGTAAATGGGGGCTGCGCGGATTGCCGCGGCGTCGTGACCATCGACCCGGAGAGCGGTGCGGTAACCCGGAATGCGGAATATTACGCGCTGGGCCACGCCAGCAAATTCGTAGGTCCCGGAGCGGTCCGGATCGAATCCTCGCCGGCCGAAGCGGACATCGAGAACGTGGCGTTCCGCAACGCGGACGGCACGATCGTATTGATCGCCGCCAATACCGGCGAGACGCCGCACACCGTCAAGGTGGTCTGGAAATCGCGTTCATTCGTCTACTCGCTGCCCTCACATTCAGCGGTCACGTTCAGGTGGCCGGGCTAA
- a CDS encoding AAA family ATPase, producing the protein MKPLKLTMTAFGPYKDTEVIDFSELEEHRLFVVSGNTGAGKTSIFDAICFALYGSASGEDRNDSKMLRSHFADDQVYTSVDFEFELKGHVYRVFRQLAHVKAGNKVATGDRYELYELANGEEIPLTDRQIVSQIDQKIRELIGLTKEQFIQIVMLPQGEFRKLLTSETENKEEILRRIFKTGLYKHVADHLNEKRKEMQQICHSLQKTRDLYIEQAKSALGGREGSALHTVFRQEYYNTHQVLEALDQEIAYFAGQTNEKKQQLEREAAEHQRQTALYHQAKSVNEQFDLLEQKAAAWQQLAEQEPEYREKAARLKRAEQAVHLQVYERHDAEAADDLARKEKLLEAAQAQNETAKRLLETAAARYAEEEGRKEDREQALRELDRLQGFLPTVKELDAKRQLVAALAAAAEKLSKQAEQVQRELELLRTERSAKGGRVKEIEERVALLPDKSARLAVLRQQAQIVQEYLKLSEKAKKERETEQGAKAAYEHANELYTALEERWMEGQAGLLAALLQDGEACPVCGSVHHPQKAAASGDAPDKAALDRLRRDKADAEKAYLQAQAELAATRRQMDERLQEVREHGFDPADIRHVYDELVKEGKALAAEEKALKEQHAGLLELRKELEALEQRLEELRLRKERADHASQEQKTSYAREKALFDRELAALPEDARSLNQLEERIRQAEQRKTLLEAAWHEAQQRYQEANGQSIKAGENLSHAESQLADARAQREKARQSYAQALTQAGFAAEEEYKAVKMADAERQALKEQIEAYNAAVAANRAQLEEMRAQLADKKRQDLASMELRLQELERQVETLRKECLLAETQCKKAEESKQDIVRAEQTWQEAEREHGLVKGLYDVVRGENSKKISFERYLQIEFLVKIIHHANERLARMSGGQFYLVRSERMEKRGKQSGLGLDVYDNYTGQLRDVKTLSGGEKFNASLCLALGLADVIQAYEGGISLETMFIDEGFGSLDEESLNKAIETLIDLQQSGRIIGVISHVQELKQAIPAILEVKKTKEGHSHTRFVLT; encoded by the coding sequence ATGAAGCCATTGAAGCTGACGATGACGGCGTTCGGGCCGTATAAAGATACGGAAGTCATCGATTTCTCCGAGCTGGAGGAACATCGCCTGTTTGTGGTTTCCGGGAATACCGGAGCGGGTAAAACCTCGATTTTCGACGCGATCTGTTTTGCCTTGTACGGCAGCGCCAGCGGCGAAGACCGGAATGACAGCAAGATGCTGCGCAGCCACTTCGCGGACGATCAGGTATACACCTCGGTGGACTTCGAATTCGAGCTAAAAGGGCACGTATACCGGGTGTTCCGGCAGCTTGCCCACGTTAAAGCGGGCAACAAGGTGGCGACGGGCGACCGGTACGAGCTGTATGAATTGGCGAATGGAGAAGAGATCCCTCTGACCGACCGTCAGATCGTTTCGCAAATCGACCAAAAAATCCGCGAGCTCATCGGCTTGACCAAAGAGCAGTTCATCCAGATCGTTATGCTGCCGCAGGGCGAATTCCGCAAGCTGCTGACGTCGGAGACGGAGAATAAAGAGGAGATTTTGCGGCGGATTTTCAAGACCGGACTGTACAAGCACGTCGCCGACCACCTCAACGAAAAGCGCAAGGAAATGCAGCAAATTTGCCACAGTCTGCAAAAGACGCGGGATTTGTACATAGAGCAGGCCAAAAGCGCTTTGGGCGGGCGCGAAGGCTCCGCGCTGCACACCGTTTTTCGGCAGGAATATTACAATACCCATCAGGTGCTCGAGGCGCTGGATCAGGAGATCGCCTATTTCGCCGGACAGACCAACGAGAAAAAGCAACAGCTCGAGCGGGAAGCGGCCGAGCATCAGCGGCAAACGGCGTTATATCATCAGGCCAAAAGCGTCAACGAGCAGTTTGATCTCCTCGAGCAGAAAGCTGCAGCCTGGCAGCAGCTGGCCGAGCAGGAGCCGGAATACCGGGAAAAAGCGGCGCGCCTTAAGCGGGCGGAGCAGGCCGTGCATTTGCAGGTGTATGAACGGCATGATGCGGAAGCGGCGGACGATTTGGCGCGAAAAGAAAAGCTGCTGGAAGCGGCCCAGGCCCAAAACGAGACGGCCAAGCGGCTGTTGGAGACGGCAGCGGCCCGGTATGCCGAGGAAGAAGGCAGGAAGGAAGATAGGGAGCAGGCTTTGCGCGAGCTTGACCGGCTGCAGGGCTTTCTGCCGACGGTCAAAGAGCTTGACGCCAAGCGGCAGCTTGTCGCCGCGCTCGCCGCGGCAGCCGAGAAGCTGTCCAAGCAGGCGGAGCAAGTTCAGCGCGAGTTAGAGCTGCTAAGGACGGAGCGGTCCGCCAAGGGGGGCCGGGTCAAAGAAATCGAAGAGCGGGTGGCCTTGTTGCCGGATAAATCCGCGAGATTGGCCGTTCTTAGGCAGCAGGCCCAGATCGTGCAGGAGTATTTGAAGCTGTCCGAAAAAGCGAAAAAAGAGCGGGAAACCGAGCAGGGGGCGAAGGCGGCTTACGAACATGCCAACGAGCTGTATACGGCGCTGGAGGAGCGTTGGATGGAAGGGCAGGCGGGTTTACTCGCCGCTCTTCTGCAGGACGGCGAAGCCTGCCCGGTGTGCGGCAGCGTTCATCATCCCCAGAAGGCGGCGGCTTCGGGAGATGCGCCGGACAAAGCAGCGCTCGACCGGCTGCGCCGCGACAAAGCGGATGCCGAAAAAGCCTACCTGCAAGCGCAGGCGGAACTCGCCGCAACGCGGCGGCAAATGGACGAGCGGCTGCAGGAGGTGCGGGAGCATGGATTTGATCCCGCCGACATCCGCCATGTTTATGACGAACTGGTGAAGGAAGGGAAAGCGCTGGCCGCCGAGGAAAAAGCGCTCAAGGAACAGCACGCCGGGCTGTTGGAGCTGCGCAAGGAACTGGAAGCTCTGGAGCAGCGGTTGGAGGAGCTGCGGTTGCGAAAAGAGCGGGCCGACCATGCCAGCCAGGAGCAGAAGACAAGTTATGCGCGGGAGAAGGCGCTGTTCGATCGGGAGCTGGCGGCCTTGCCCGAGGATGCTCGCAGCTTGAATCAGCTGGAAGAGCGGATTCGGCAGGCGGAGCAGCGGAAGACTTTACTGGAGGCGGCTTGGCATGAAGCGCAGCAGCGCTACCAGGAAGCGAACGGGCAGAGCATCAAAGCCGGGGAAAACCTGAGCCATGCGGAGAGCCAGCTTGCGGACGCCCGGGCTCAGCGGGAGAAGGCCCGGCAAAGTTATGCCCAAGCTTTAACCCAGGCCGGCTTCGCCGCGGAGGAAGAGTATAAAGCCGTGAAAATGGCGGATGCCGAACGCCAGGCGCTGAAGGAGCAAATCGAAGCCTACAACGCCGCCGTGGCCGCCAACCGGGCCCAGCTTGAGGAAATGAGGGCGCAATTGGCCGACAAGAAGCGGCAGGACCTGGCCTCCATGGAACTGCGGCTGCAAGAGCTGGAGCGGCAAGTGGAGACGTTGCGGAAGGAGTGTCTGCTGGCCGAAACCCAATGCAAAAAAGCGGAGGAAAGCAAGCAGGACATTGTGCGCGCGGAGCAAACGTGGCAGGAAGCCGAACGGGAGCATGGGCTGGTCAAAGGACTGTATGACGTCGTGCGCGGGGAAAACAGCAAAAAAATCTCGTTCGAGCGTTATTTGCAAATTGAATTTTTGGTCAAAATCATCCACCATGCCAACGAGCGGCTGGCCCGGATGTCCGGCGGCCAATTTTACCTCGTCCGCAGCGAACGGATGGAGAAACGCGGGAAACAAAGCGGCCTCGGACTCGACGTGTACGACAATTATACGGGCCAGCTTCGCGACGTCAAGACGTTGTCCGGCGGGGAAAAATTCAACGCCTCGCTGTGCCTCGCGCTCGGCTTGGCCGACGTGATTCAGGCCTACGAAGGCGGGATTTCGCTGGAAACGATGTTCATCGATGAAGGCTTCGGCTCGTTGGACGAAGAATCGCTCAACAAGGCGATCGAAACGCTGATCGACCTGCAGCAATCCGGGCGCATCATCGGCGTCATCTCGCATGTGCAGGAACTGAAGCAGGCGATCCCGGCCATTCTCGAGGTCAAGAAAACGAAAGAAGGCCACAGCCACACGCGTTTTGTGCTGACCTGA
- a CDS encoding DUF6809 family protein encodes MCMSFFQGAATHYERKMKMKSILEALYCGEIHPEATIVPANPEYRAVNRKLSEAIQMWKEKLSFRLMSLSSLRLCWIYVSSRNRYWLQLLL; translated from the coding sequence ATGTGTATGTCTTTCTTTCAAGGCGCCGCGACCCACTACGAAAGGAAGATGAAAATGAAAAGCATACTGGAAGCCTTATACTGCGGTGAAATCCACCCGGAGGCAACGATTGTCCCTGCAAATCCCGAGTACCGAGCCGTAAATCGAAAACTATCCGAGGCCATACAAATGTGGAAAGAGAAGCTTAGCTTTCGCCTAATGAGTTTAAGCAGCTTGAGGTTATGCTGGATTTACGTCTCGAGTCGGAATCGTTATTGGCTGCAGCTTCTTTTGTGA
- a CDS encoding helix-turn-helix domain-containing protein, with protein sequence MKIRIRLREILAERNISQRQFALSMNMRIATINHLCSDSVDRVYIRTLEQICNALEITVDQLIVSVDENDR encoded by the coding sequence ATGAAAATTCGTATACGCTTACGGGAAATCCTTGCCGAACGGAATATTTCGCAAAGACAATTCGCCCTGTCGATGAATATGCGGATTGCGACCATCAACCATCTTTGTTCCGATTCCGTGGACAGAGTCTATATCCGCACGCTGGAGCAGATTTGCAATGCTTTGGAAATTACGGTCGATCAACTGATCGTGTCCGTGGATGAGAATGATCGATAG
- a CDS encoding DUF6809 family protein yields MLDLRLESESLLAAASFVNGFQLGTLMMIDVYSAKDGLGL; encoded by the coding sequence ATGCTGGATTTACGTCTCGAGTCGGAATCGTTATTGGCTGCAGCTTCTTTTGTGAACGGCTTTCAACTGGGGACGCTGATGATGATCGATGTGTATTCGGCTAAGGATGGGCTTGGGTTGTAG
- a CDS encoding exonuclease SbcCD subunit D, with translation MKIFHTADWHLGKLVQGVYMTEDQRHVLQQFVNEIEAERPDAVIIAGDLYDRAVPPTEAVQLLDDVLESIVLRLKVPVLAVAGNHDSPTRLDFGHRIMRASGLHIAGVLSSPLEPVVLRDEHGEVHFHLVPYTEPGKVRQTFGEQEVRTHDDAMRVITDAIKRTMDPGARHVLVGHAFVTPHGEPEANTSDSERPLAIGGAEHVSARHFAGFHYTALGHLHQAHHVANETVRYAGSPLKYSISEEHHRKGYLIVELDGAGLARVERRPLVPRRDMRTVEGLIADIERHPVNEDYVFVRLLDEALVLSPMERVRSVYPNAMHVERKQAIRGLTGDLQETQGRAQMDGYSLFRAFYQEVTGDEPSAETERLFAETLQEIVLKEGERDEAIEADDDGVRAV, from the coding sequence ATGAAAATTTTTCACACGGCGGACTGGCATCTGGGGAAGCTGGTGCAGGGCGTATATATGACGGAGGATCAGCGGCACGTATTGCAGCAGTTTGTAAATGAGATTGAAGCGGAGCGGCCGGATGCGGTAATCATTGCGGGCGACTTGTACGACCGGGCGGTTCCGCCGACGGAGGCCGTGCAATTGCTGGACGATGTGCTGGAGAGCATCGTGCTGCGGCTCAAGGTGCCGGTGCTGGCAGTGGCCGGGAATCACGACAGCCCGACGCGGCTGGATTTCGGCCATCGCATCATGAGGGCGTCGGGATTACATATTGCGGGGGTGCTGTCCTCCCCGCTTGAACCGGTGGTGCTACGCGACGAGCATGGGGAGGTTCATTTCCATCTCGTCCCTTATACCGAACCCGGCAAAGTGCGGCAGACGTTCGGCGAGCAGGAGGTCCGCACCCATGATGACGCGATGCGGGTCATTACGGACGCGATCAAACGGACGATGGATCCGGGCGCGAGACATGTGTTGGTCGGACATGCCTTCGTGACGCCGCACGGGGAGCCGGAAGCGAACACCAGCGATTCGGAGCGGCCGCTGGCGATCGGTGGAGCCGAGCATGTGAGCGCCCGGCATTTTGCCGGATTTCATTATACGGCGCTGGGGCATTTGCATCAGGCGCATCATGTCGCTAATGAAACGGTCCGTTATGCCGGTTCGCCGCTAAAATATTCGATTTCCGAGGAGCATCACCGGAAAGGATATTTGATCGTCGAGCTGGACGGCGCGGGGCTGGCGCGGGTGGAGCGGCGGCCGCTTGTCCCAAGGCGCGATATGCGCACGGTGGAAGGGCTGATCGCCGATATCGAGCGCCATCCCGTCAACGAAGATTACGTGTTTGTGCGCCTGCTGGACGAGGCGCTGGTGCTGTCCCCGATGGAACGGGTGCGCTCGGTGTATCCGAACGCCATGCATGTGGAGCGGAAACAGGCGATCCGCGGCCTGACGGGAGATCTGCAGGAAACCCAGGGCCGCGCGCAAATGGACGGGTATTCTTTGTTCAGGGCTTTTTATCAGGAAGTTACGGGCGACGAGCCGTCCGCGGAAACGGAACGGCTGTTTGCCGAGACGCTGCAGGAAATCGTCTTGAAGGAAGGGGAACGGGATGAAGCCATTGAAGCTGACGATGACGGCGTTCGGGCCGTATAA
- a CDS encoding DUF1259 domain-containing protein produces MIHPARARSGATPQVINGVCTASRVRNNIKPIILGKRSRSFLAIPQAFSFESIGKDGRALCLGETVILTAEINPFITRLRKHNIKVTALHNHWLFDKPNLWYIHFEKKEKPLVFAKEVRNALDVLTTRIVTP; encoded by the coding sequence ATAATTCATCCGGCCAGAGCTCGCTCCGGTGCAACACCTCAAGTTATTAACGGCGTCTGCACCGCATCGAGAGTCCGTAATAATATTAAACCTATTATTCTGGGCAAGCGAAGCAGATCGTTTCTGGCGATCCCCCAAGCATTCTCTTTCGAGAGCATCGGTAAAGACGGACGCGCTCTTTGTCTCGGAGAAACCGTGATCCTGACCGCTGAGATCAATCCGTTTATCACCCGTCTTAGAAAGCATAATATAAAGGTAACGGCCTTGCATAACCACTGGCTTTTTGATAAACCCAACCTTTGGTATATTCATTTTGAAAAGAAAGAGAAACCCTTGGTATTTGCCAAAGAAGTTCGCAATGCGTTGGACGTTTTGACAACCCGGATTGTAACACCGTAA
- a CDS encoding spore coat protein, with protein sequence MMQDKEMVNDALSMVKSSLTTYTNVISECANPQLRATIQQIRNNCEASQYELFQLAQSKGFYQPAMMADNQEIQQVKSQLGS encoded by the coding sequence ATGATGCAGGACAAAGAAATGGTCAACGATGCGCTTTCCATGGTCAAAAGCAGCTTGACGACCTATACCAACGTGATCTCGGAATGCGCCAATCCCCAGCTGAGAGCCACGATTCAGCAGATCAGAAACAATTGTGAAGCATCGCAATACGAGCTGTTTCAGCTCGCCCAATCCAAAGGCTTTTACCAACCGGCCATGATGGCCGACAACCAGGAAATTCAACAGGTGAAGTCGCAGTTGGGCAGTTGA
- a CDS encoding aldo/keto reductase — MRTIKLGTSSLEVPVVAVGCMRINSLDKPAAERFVQTALEEGANFFDHADIYGGGACEEIFAEAIHMTSDVREKIILQSKCGIRQGSFDFSKEHILASVDGSLKRLKTDYLDVLLLHRPDALVEPEDVAAAFDLLESSGKVRHFGVSNQNPMQIQLLKKHVKQPLVANQLQLSITNATMISSGINVNMENDAAVNRDGSVLDFCRLHDITIQPWSPFQYGFFEGVFLGSDKFPELNQKIDEIAGKYGVTNTTIAIAWLLRHPARMQPVTGTMNIERLKDCCKAADIRLTREEWYEIYRAAGNVLP, encoded by the coding sequence ATGAGAACGATCAAGCTTGGAACAAGCTCGCTGGAAGTGCCGGTCGTGGCCGTCGGCTGCATGCGCATAAATTCTTTGGACAAACCCGCGGCAGAACGTTTTGTGCAAACCGCGCTGGAGGAAGGGGCCAACTTTTTCGACCACGCCGATATTTACGGCGGCGGAGCCTGCGAAGAAATTTTCGCCGAAGCCATCCATATGACGAGCGATGTCCGGGAAAAGATCATCCTGCAGTCGAAATGCGGCATTCGCCAAGGAAGCTTCGACTTTTCCAAGGAGCATATTTTGGCCTCCGTCGACGGCAGCCTGAAGCGGCTGAAAACCGATTATCTCGACGTGCTGCTGCTGCACCGCCCCGATGCGCTGGTTGAACCCGAAGATGTCGCCGCGGCGTTCGATCTGCTCGAAAGCTCCGGCAAGGTGCGCCATTTCGGCGTTTCCAACCAGAACCCGATGCAGATCCAGCTGCTGAAAAAACACGTCAAACAACCGCTCGTGGCCAACCAGCTGCAGCTCAGCATCACCAACGCCACGATGATTTCTAGCGGCATCAACGTCAACATGGAAAACGATGCGGCCGTGAACCGCGACGGCAGCGTGCTGGATTTCTGCCGGCTGCACGACATTACGATTCAGCCGTGGTCGCCGTTCCAATACGGATTTTTCGAAGGCGTGTTCCTGGGAAGCGATAAATTCCCCGAGCTCAATCAAAAAATCGACGAAATCGCCGGCAAATACGGCGTAACCAACACGACCATCGCGATCGCCTGGCTGCTTCGCCATCCGGCGCGGATGCAGCCGGTGACCGGCACGATGAACATCGAACGGCTCAAAGACTGCTGCAAAGCGGCCGACATTCGCCTGACCCGTGAGGAATGGTACGAAATTTACCGCGCGGCGGGCAACGTGCTGCCGTAA
- a CDS encoding methyl-accepting chemotaxis protein: MTSQMKSDGTTLVANIKREIVKDELLNLQELQQVFQTIQQDSGGNIVYISLADAKGQVIVSDSSLRKEGEGAVADAVSSASAANTGSDLSAVVERQETQGRILETAGGEKVYNISTDFTYSPELSGALNVGISLKSMYGQIREAQLETLVLSLLIFVLAAGIGLVLARKMIRPIAMMSERIKSFAEGDFTAELTHRGKDEIGAMAGDLAHMRQTLGGMVETIQKNADQVFASSRELASMIDETSQASGEISRAADELAAGSGGLAANSQAGLDRLNRLAAEIMALTERAGRMKASIEQTREANQASMNSMEQLQRAIRENAEVTLKIEEQVNALSVKSEAITEVAAVIKAVAGQTNLLALNAMIESARAGEQGRGFAVVAEQIRGLSEQTRGSVQGIEDMVREVGAAVADAKSYMRQGAEAINRTNAASLETGEAFNMIDRTVQLVTEEIEVLISGIAQVNEDKNEVIGTIESMASIAQEATASTEEISASTQQQLANMEQVSASAKGLESIADQLGKSVERFKF; the protein is encoded by the coding sequence ATGACCAGCCAAATGAAAAGCGACGGGACGACTCTTGTGGCCAACATCAAGCGGGAAATCGTCAAGGATGAGCTGCTGAATTTGCAGGAATTGCAGCAGGTGTTCCAGACGATCCAACAGGACAGCGGCGGCAATATCGTCTACATTTCGCTTGCCGATGCCAAGGGGCAGGTGATCGTTTCGGACAGCAGCCTGCGCAAGGAGGGGGAAGGCGCTGTAGCGGATGCTGTCTCTTCGGCTTCGGCGGCCAACACCGGCAGCGATCTGTCGGCGGTCGTTGAGCGGCAGGAAACGCAGGGCCGCATTTTAGAAACGGCCGGCGGGGAGAAAGTGTACAATATTTCCACGGATTTTACGTACAGCCCGGAGCTTTCGGGAGCATTAAACGTGGGGATATCGCTGAAAAGCATGTACGGCCAAATCCGCGAGGCACAGCTTGAAACACTTGTGCTTTCGCTGCTCATATTCGTTTTGGCGGCGGGCATCGGGCTGGTCCTGGCGCGGAAAATGATCCGGCCGATCGCCATGATGTCGGAGCGGATCAAAAGCTTTGCCGAAGGGGATTTCACCGCCGAATTGACCCATCGCGGCAAAGATGAGATCGGGGCGATGGCCGGCGATCTGGCTCATATGCGGCAAACGCTGGGCGGAATGGTCGAAACGATTCAGAAGAACGCGGATCAGGTGTTCGCAAGTTCCCGGGAACTTGCCTCCATGATCGATGAAACCTCCCAAGCGAGCGGGGAAATCTCCAGAGCCGCGGATGAGCTGGCGGCCGGTTCCGGCGGCTTGGCGGCGAATTCACAGGCCGGGCTGGACCGGCTTAACCGGCTGGCGGCGGAAATCATGGCGCTGACCGAACGTGCGGGCCGGATGAAAGCGAGCATTGAACAGACGCGGGAAGCCAACCAGGCCAGCATGAACAGCATGGAGCAGCTGCAGCGGGCCATCCGCGAAAATGCGGAGGTCACCTTGAAAATCGAAGAACAGGTGAACGCGCTCAGCGTCAAATCGGAAGCGATTACGGAGGTTGCGGCGGTGATCAAAGCGGTGGCCGGACAAACGAATTTGCTCGCCTTGAACGCCATGATTGAAAGCGCCAGAGCGGGCGAACAAGGGCGCGGCTTTGCCGTCGTCGCCGAGCAGATCCGGGGTTTGTCGGAGCAGACGAGAGGGTCGGTTCAAGGGATCGAGGACATGGTCCGGGAAGTCGGCGCGGCCGTGGCCGACGCCAAAAGCTACATGCGGCAGGGAGCCGAAGCTATCAACCGGACGAACGCCGCGTCCTTGGAAACCGGGGAAGCTTTCAACATGATAGATCGCACGGTACAGCTGGTTACCGAGGAAATCGAAGTATTAATCAGCGGCATTGCCCAGGTTAACGAAGATAAAAACGAAGTGATCGGAACGATCGAAAGCATGGCGTCGATTGCCCAGGAGGCCACGGCGTCCACAGAGGAGATTTCCGCCTCCACGCAGCAGCAGCTCGCCAATATGGAGCAGGTATCGGCCTCCGCCAAAGGGCTGGAGTCCATCGCGGATCAACTCGGCAAATCGGTGGAACGATTCAAATTTTAA
- a CDS encoding NUDIX domain-containing protein, with the protein MPEVPRLGVGAVILNEQGEILLVRRNREPEKDTWSIPGGKVDLYETMESCVVREIKEEVDLDVEVKGLLCTAELIEPEKGNHWVSALYEAAVTGGEPRNMEEGGAIGEVRWFSLDRLPGNLARFTVPAIAQLQKRSEKL; encoded by the coding sequence ATGCCGGAAGTTCCGAGATTGGGTGTGGGGGCCGTTATTTTAAACGAGCAGGGCGAAATTTTGCTGGTGCGGCGAAACCGGGAGCCGGAAAAAGATACATGGAGCATTCCCGGCGGAAAAGTGGACCTGTATGAGACGATGGAATCTTGCGTCGTCCGGGAAATTAAAGAGGAAGTCGACCTCGACGTGGAAGTGAAGGGCCTGCTTTGCACGGCGGAACTGATCGAACCGGAGAAGGGGAATCATTGGGTTTCGGCGTTGTATGAAGCGGCCGTGACGGGCGGAGAGCCGCGCAATATGGAGGAGGGCGGCGCCATCGGGGAAGTGCGCTGGTTTTCGCTGGACCGGCTTCCCGGCAATTTGGCCCGGTTTACCGTGCCGGCGATCGCTCAATTGCAAAAGCGGAGCGAGAAGCTCTGA